In one Lolium rigidum isolate FL_2022 chromosome 3, APGP_CSIRO_Lrig_0.1, whole genome shotgun sequence genomic region, the following are encoded:
- the LOC124702684 gene encoding dirigent protein 21-like produces MATKHSMQLILPALVFLALVSAVVPATTHLRFYMHDIVTADASSPATAVRVVRGVAPLPNDPTKRFGDMYAVDDALTEGPSASSPFVGRAQGYYLFASRTDAALLLSANMVFTAGKHNGSSVAVFARDAILDTVRELPVVGGSGAFRGATGYGLLWTHTFNATSNNAVLQIDMYLDV; encoded by the coding sequence ATGGCCACCAAGCACAGCATGCAGCTGATCCTACCGGCACTGGTCTTTCTCGCGCTCGTCTCCGCCGTGGTTCCGGCCACGACGCACCTCCGGTTCTACATGCACGACATCGTGACGGCGGACGCGTCGAGCCCGGCGACGGCGGTGCGCGTCGTCAGGGGCGTGGCACCGCTGCCCAACGACCCCACCAAGCGCTTCGGCGACATGTACGCCGTCGACGACGCCCTGACGGAGGGGCCCAGCGCGTCGTCGCCGTTCGTCGGGAGGGCGCAGGGGTACTACCTCTTCGCGTCGCGGACGGACGCCGCGCTCCTGCTCAGTGCCAACAtggtgttcacggcggggaagcacAACGGGAGCTCCGTCGCTGTGTTCGCCAGGGACGCTATCCTCGACACCGTCAGGGAGCTACCCGTCGTCGGCGGCAGCGGTGCGTTCCGCGGGGCTACCGGGTACGGCCTGCTCTGGACGCACACCTTCAACGCCACCTCCAACAACGCCGTGCTCCAGATCGACATGTACCTCGACGTGTAG
- the LOC124696724 gene encoding dirigent protein 1-like, translating to MASLSSLLLASAFFLASSVFFYRYDASGNKSGGTATTTHLHFYMHDDYTGPRPTAKRVVSGRSSDGDNDTTTLKTAPRQFGDIVVLNNALTDGPSGGSARVGTAQGWAVRVSDGGIVSDLTLHLVLEAGEHRGSSLTARGRIDMDATVRESVLIGGTGRFRYARGYMLTKNYDYSLATGGIVEIDVYVQH from the coding sequence ATGGCTTCACTCTCTTCCCTCTTGCTGGCGTCGGCCTTCTTCCTCGCAAGCTCCGTCTTCTTCTACCGCTACGACGCGAGCGGCAACAAGTCCGGCGGCACAGCCACCACGACGCACCTCCACTTCTACATGCACGACGACTACACGGGCCCGCGCCCCACCGCGAAGCGCGTCGTGTCCGGGCGCTCCAGCGACGGCGACAATGACACGACGACTCTGAAGACCGCGCCACGGCAGTTCGGCGACATCGTGGTGCTGAACAACGCGCTGACGGATGGCCCAAGCGGCGGCAGCGCGCGGGTGGGCACGGCGCAGGGCTGGGCGGTGCGCGTGTCGGACGGCGGCATCGTGTCCGACCTGACCCTGCACCTGGTCCTGGAGGCCGGCGAGCACCGCGGCAGCTCCCTGACGGCGAGGGGCCGCATCGACATGGACGCGACGGTGCGGGAGTCGGTGCTCATCGGCGGCACGGGCCGGTTCCGGTACGCGAGGGGATACATGCTCACCAAGAACTACGACTACAGCCTCGCCACGGGCGGCATCGTCGAGATCGACGTATACGTGCAGCACTAA
- the LOC124699732 gene encoding uncharacterized protein LOC124699732 isoform X2 produces MPRRSHCQSNAPIDLDGEDECKSKRSRTSRTPTAKSSNRIASSKRDKTNQDKLDTHIFDLYIEGHWSLLVLCHFDQTDCSDTKKGPRMLLLDSLNQTDPTRLQSDIRRFIRGIYETEGREESVHFINKIRLEFPKVPQQNGEECGIYVLYFIHCFLHSKKLAEVLENKKLDENFGQLFHDGSFDPEEFENFRKDVHSFQVKRNTAVEDQD; encoded by the exons ATGCCCCGCCGCAGCCACTGCCAGAGCAACGCGCCCATTGACCTCGACGGCGAGGATG AGTGCAAGAGCAAGCGTTCTCGAACAAGTAGAACGCCAACAGCGAAGAGCTCAAATCGCATTGCTAGTAGCAAGAGGGACAAGACAAATCAAGACAAACTGGATACCCATATTTTTGATCTATACATTGA GGGACACTGGAGCCTCCTTGTCTTGTGCCACTTTGATCAGACAGACTGCTCAGATACTAAAAAAGGACCACGCATGCTTCTGCTGGATTCACTTAATCAAACAGATCCGACAAGGTTGCAATCAGATATCAGAAG ATTCATTCGAGGTATTTATGAAACGGAAGGGCGGGAAGAAAGTGTGCACTTTATAAACAAAATCCGTCTTGAGTTTCCGAAG GTGCCACAGCAAAATGGGGAGGAATGTGGTATATATGTTCTGTACTTCATCCACTGTTTTCTTCACAGCAAAAAATTGGCAGAGGTTCTTGAAAACAAAAAACTAGATGAAAACTTCGGCCAGCTG TTTCATGATGGCTCATTTGATCCAGAGGAATTTGAGAACTTCCGCAAGGATGTTCATTCATTTCAAGT GAAAAGGAATACCGCAGTTGAAGATCAGGATTGA
- the LOC124699732 gene encoding probable ubiquitin-like-specific protease 2B isoform X1 — protein MPRRSHCQSNAPIDLDGEDECKSKRSRTSRTPTAKSSNRIASSKRDKTNQDKLDTHIFDLYIEDLWKHIDEDKKSAYAYLDSLWFNSYINASDEKKSKILRWAKSLKIFSRQYVFVPIACWGHWSLLVLCHFDQTDCSDTKKGPRMLLLDSLNQTDPTRLQSDIRRFIRGIYETEGREESVHFINKIRLEFPKVPQQNGEECGIYVLYFIHCFLHSKKLAEVLENKKLDENFGQLFHDGSFDPEEFENFRKDVHSFQVKRNTAVEDQD, from the exons ATGCCCCGCCGCAGCCACTGCCAGAGCAACGCGCCCATTGACCTCGACGGCGAGGATG AGTGCAAGAGCAAGCGTTCTCGAACAAGTAGAACGCCAACAGCGAAGAGCTCAAATCGCATTGCTAGTAGCAAGAGGGACAAGACAAATCAAGACAAACTGGATACCCATATTTTTGATCTATACATTGA GGATCTTTGGAAGCACATAGATGAAGACAAGAAAAGTGCTTATGCATATTTGGATTCCTTATGGTTTAACAGTTATATTAACGCGAGCGACGAAAAGAAATCAAAAATTCTTAGATGGGCGAAGTCTCTGAAAATATTTTCAAGACAATATGTGTTTGTCCCTATTGCTTGTTG GGGACACTGGAGCCTCCTTGTCTTGTGCCACTTTGATCAGACAGACTGCTCAGATACTAAAAAAGGACCACGCATGCTTCTGCTGGATTCACTTAATCAAACAGATCCGACAAGGTTGCAATCAGATATCAGAAG ATTCATTCGAGGTATTTATGAAACGGAAGGGCGGGAAGAAAGTGTGCACTTTATAAACAAAATCCGTCTTGAGTTTCCGAAG GTGCCACAGCAAAATGGGGAGGAATGTGGTATATATGTTCTGTACTTCATCCACTGTTTTCTTCACAGCAAAAAATTGGCAGAGGTTCTTGAAAACAAAAAACTAGATGAAAACTTCGGCCAGCTG TTTCATGATGGCTCATTTGATCCAGAGGAATTTGAGAACTTCCGCAAGGATGTTCATTCATTTCAAGT GAAAAGGAATACCGCAGTTGAAGATCAGGATTGA